The nucleotide sequence CCCTGTTTCTTCTGATGGGGCATGTTGCCACGCGCTCGGGTATAAGCGCTGCGTTGTTTCGGGCGGCCAGCGCATGGGTCGGTCACCGGCGCGGTGGTATTGCCATGGCCGCGATCGGGGCCTCGGCGGGTTTTGGCGCGGTCTGCGGGTCTTCGCTGGCGACCGCCGCGACGATGGGCCAGGTGGCGCTGCCTGAAATGCGCAGACGCGGCTACTCCGATGCTCTATCCACAGGCGTTCTGGCGGCGGGCGGCACTCTGGGCATCCTGATCCCGCCATCTGTGATTCTCGTGATCTATGCGATACTGACCGAACAGAACCTCGTGAAAATGTTCGCTGCGGCAATGGTGCCGGGTGTGCTGGCCGCGTTGGGATACATCGTGACCGTGCAGATCATCGCGTGGCGCAAACCCTCGACCGCGCCGACGGTGGAACGCGTCCCTGTGCCCATGCGCTGGAAAGCGCTCGCAAGCGTTTGGCCGGTCGCCACGATCTTTGCATTGGTCATGGGGGGCATCATCGGCGATTGGGACTGGAGCCGCCCCGATGTCCAGGCCTTGTTCACGCCAACAGAGGGCGCGGCCTTCGGCGCGGTGACCACGACGCTTTACGCGGTGATGTTCGGCGGGTTGCGCTGGAGCGGCCTGCGTGACGCGTTTCTGGAAACGGCAGCCGCGACCGGCATGATCTTCCTGATTCTGCTCGGAGCACAGCTTTTCAACAGTTTTCTGGCCTTCACCCAGACGCCGCAACAATTGGCGCAGATGGTGTTGGGAAGTGGCCTGTCACCTTACGCGGTTATGGCGTTGATTCTCGTCTTCTACCTGATCTTCGGTTGCGTGATGGACAGCCTGTCGATGATCCTTCTGACGGTCCCGGTATTTTTTCCGATCATCGCCGCGCTTGATTTTGGACTGGGTGCAGAGGAGACGGCAATCTGGTTCGGTATCCTGGCCCTGATCGTGGTGGAAGTTGGATTGATCACGCCGCCAGTGGGCATGAACCTGTTCATTATCAATCGAATAGATCCTGATGTCCCGATCAGTGAAACCTATCGAGGCGTCCTGCCGTTTATTATTTCGGATTTGATCCGCGTGGTGTTGCTGATCGCGTTTCCGGTCCTCACCCTCGCGTCGGTCGACTTTCTATTTTGACGTGTAAGACGCGTTGACCCTCCCCCAACAAGTGGCTAAACGGACTGTCGGTGGCCCGAGTGGCGGAATGGTAGACGCAGGGGATTCAAAATCCCCCGCTGGTAACAGCGTGAGAGTTCGAGTCTCTCCTCGGGCACCAATAATCAATAACTTCCATATTTTCCGCTACCCTTTCTTTGTGTTCGGTTTTCTCGCGGTTCCCAATGCCAGGGCCCACGTTACAATTTGTCCTTGCTATCAGTACGCTTGTATTCACCTTTATGAGATTGCTTTCGGGCATTGGGTCGGTCCTCGCGGCGGGATACGGAAGTGAGGCCATAGGCGGAAACCCGCCTTGCCTCACCGTAAGTTGTGCGTTAGCGTTGACAACATCCTGCAGTTGAAGGATGCGCAGAAAGCACTGGATGACCCGATGGCGGTTGGTTACATTTTTCTGAGTGGGCTTGTCGCCTGGGTCGCTGCGATCGTTGCCGCAGTTTTGGGTGGCTCGCTAGCAGAGGTCATAATTTCCTACTTCGTGATCGGCTTTGCGACATTCGCAACATGCATCATAGCGCTTCTGGTTCGCAAACCGGAAGTTCGCGAGGAATGGTACAGAGCTATCCAGACGCTTTTTCCACGGTGATAAAGCGCGTGTCCCACCTTCACGGATTCGTTTCTGTTATGTTCGTAGGACCGAAAGAGGCATATGCCCTTGTATTGATCATCAACCAGGATAGGTCGAAATCCCCGCTGGCAACAGCGTGAGAGTTCGTGGCTCTCCTAGGACACCATAATCATAAGCCCGAACGATGACCTTGGACAGCCTCCTGCTGCAGCCGGCGCAACTACGCGCCACCTGCCCAAGCTCAATCGGCTTCACACTCAAGATTTTAGCGAAGTTGTTTTCGATCTAAGCATTTGTTCTGAACCGCTCTGCAGGTTAGCAATATGGCGCAATCAAGGAGACCCGAATGCGCGTCAAGTCAGCTATGTCATGGGGGCTAGGTTTTGTCTGGGCGGTAGCCGCGTTGTCGGCAAGTGCCGATGTTACAGTCGCGGTCGCGTCAAATTTCCGCTACCCGGCAGAAGAAATCGCCGCACAGTTCGAGGAAGACACTGGTACCTCAGTAAAACTGGTCTTCGGATCTTCGGGCAAGCATGCTGCGGGGATCATCAATGGCGCGCCGTTCGATGTCTTTCTGTCTGCCGATACATCGCGACCCGACAGGCTTGATTACGAAGGCCTGGTCGAGCGCCGCGCTCCCTACGCGATTGGCCGGATTGCACTTTACGCGCCCGATCAAGTGGACGGAGATTCTGCCCGCGCGCTACTGGAAAGCGGTGAGTTTCGAAAACTTGCCGTCGCAGATGCGCGTCTTGCTCCATACGGCAAGGCGGCGATGCAAGCACTTTCCGCCAAGCAACTTGACATCCCCGCGTCCAAAATCGTCATCGGCGAAAACATCGGGCAAACCTTCGGTTTCGTCTTCTCCGGCAATGCCGAACTTGGAATCGTTGCCCTTAGCCAGATCATGGCGCTGCCCGAAGCCGATCAGCACGGCTTCATGGTGATTGACCCATCTTTGCATGACCCCATCCAACAGGATGCCGTGCTTCTGACGCAGGCCGTTAGCCCTCGGGAGGCGGCCGGGTTCTTCGATTACCTTCTGTCCGATGCGACACTGCCTGTGCTTGAAAAATTCGGCTACACGCAGGCACGCCCGTGAGTATCTGGGAACCTGTCTGGCTGACGTTGCGATTGGCGACGGTCACAACGCTGTGCCTGCTGGTGATCGCAACGCCAACCGCGTGGTGGCTGGCCAGTTCGCGGTCGCGCTGGCGCCCGTTGGTTGAGGCCGTGACGGCTCTTCCGCTGGTGTTGCCGCCCACGGTGCTGGGCTTCTATCTTCTGGTTCTGCTCAGCCCGACCAGTTTCGTCGGTTCGGCGTGGCTTTCGATCACTGGAGGCACGCTGACCTTTTCCTTCACGGGTTTGGTTATCGCTTCAATCGTCTATTCGCTGCCCTTCGCGGTGCAGCCCCTGCACACAGCCTTTCGTGGCGTCGGACAGGGCTTGCGAGAAGCCGCAGCCACACTCGGCGCCGGCCCCTTGGACCGTTTCCGCAGCATAGTCTTGCCGCTGTCACGGCAGGGGTTCCTTGCGGCTGCGGTGTTAAGCTTTGCGCATACACTTGGCGAGTTCGGGGTCGTTCTTATGGTGGGCGGCAACATTCCCGGCGAAACACGGGTTATCGCGGTGGAAATCTATACGGCGGTCGAGACGCTTGATTATCGCACGGCGCATATCCTGTCAGCCGGGTTGCTGCTGGTGTCGCTGACCGTGCTCACTATCGTCTACCGGGTTGTCCCGGGCCAGTCGAAAGGGCGTTAGGATGGCTCGGCTATCGCTCAATGTATCGCTGACGCGCCCGGGATTCGATCTGAAGGTCAGACAAGATTTTCCCGATGAAGGTGTCACCGCCATTACAGGCCCCAGCGGATCAGGAAAGACGACGCTGCTGCGCATCATAGCAGGCTTGGAAGCCAACGCCCAAGGCACGGTGCAACTGGGTGATCAGCTTTGGCAAGGGCAGGGGAACCGAACGCCCATTCACAAGCGTCGCATCGGGATGATGTTTCAGGAACCGCGACTGTTCCCGCATCTGAACGTGGAACAGAACCTGCTTTACGGCGCAGGGCGGGCCGGGATCTCGGTCGATGCCTGCCGTCCTGTGTTCGATGCACTTGGGCTGGCGCCGCTGCTGCCTCGTCGCGTGCAGGGGCTGTCGGGCGGTGAACAACGTCGCGTTGCCTTGGGGCGTGTTCTAGCCACCAAACCATCACTTCTCTGCCTCGACGAGCCGTTGACGGGACTGGACGACGCTACCAAGCATGAGTTGATGCCGTTCATTGCGCGAGCCATCGCTTCGATCCATTGTCCGGCACTCTATGTGACGCATGACATGGATGAGGTACGCGCGCTGGCCGGACAGGTTATCCGCATTAGAGATGGGCGCATTGTTACGCAGCCCGCACCTGTTGAAAACTGCATCGAGCTTTTTGTTCGGCGTGCCGGGAATGGCGAGCTTTGCGCACAGCTTGGCGGTCGGGAACTTCGCCTGCCTGCGGATCATGATGATGCCGGACGACGGCGAATCTATGTGCCGGCTACATCCATCCTGCTGAGCCATGACGAAGTTGCGAACGCCGCGACGCTGGGATCCTTTTCCGCTCGGATTGTTTCCGCGCCTGACGATAACGCCACGGGCAAGGTGCATGTCGAACTGGACGGCCATGTGCTCGCAGTCCGGTTGGGCGACGCCAAGGCATCGGGGCTTGACCTGCGGCCCGGCCGAAAGATCTGGGCCAGCCTTCTATCGGCTGAAGCGATGCCGACACGCTGCGGGAATTAGCGCGAAACAGGCTGGACATCGGGGCCCGCGACAAGGATTCTGTCGTCAGTTCCTTGGCTTCGGAGATTTCTATGCCTGACAGCAGACCTTCATGGCATCACTGGCCCGTCGCGCTGGCCGCGATCCTGTTCTATCTGATCGGAACCTGCGATTTCGCGCTCAACCAGATCGGGCTCGACTTCTACACAAACCGCTTCACGGAAAAGCAGGCGGAGTTCTTGAACACGATGCCCATGTGGCTGACGCTTGTTTGGGCGCTCGGGACCATCGGCGGGTTGACTGGTGCGCTTCTTCTATGGGCACGCAATAGTTTCTCGGTGCTCTGGTTGTTCACAGCCTTTGCAGCGCTTGTCTTGCTGACCGTCTGGACGCTGGCGTTCACTCGCCCGACCTTGCTGGGCGCAATGGGGGTTCTGGGGCTGTATCTTATGGTAACGACCTGCGCCTTGGCCTTTCTTTTCTACGTCTATGCGCGCTGGGAAAGAACCGCACGTAAGCTGAGCTAACGGAATCGTTGCAGGTTCAACTATAGTTCGACCTGCGCGTTTTTTCGCAG is from Qingshengfaniella alkalisoli and encodes:
- a CDS encoding ATP-binding cassette domain-containing protein, encoding MARLSLNVSLTRPGFDLKVRQDFPDEGVTAITGPSGSGKTTLLRIIAGLEANAQGTVQLGDQLWQGQGNRTPIHKRRIGMMFQEPRLFPHLNVEQNLLYGAGRAGISVDACRPVFDALGLAPLLPRRVQGLSGGEQRRVALGRVLATKPSLLCLDEPLTGLDDATKHELMPFIARAIASIHCPALYVTHDMDEVRALAGQVIRIRDGRIVTQPAPVENCIELFVRRAGNGELCAQLGGRELRLPADHDDAGRRRIYVPATSILLSHDEVANAATLGSFSARIVSAPDDNATGKVHVELDGHVLAVRLGDAKASGLDLRPGRKIWASLLSAEAMPTRCGN
- the modA gene encoding molybdate ABC transporter substrate-binding protein produces the protein MRVKSAMSWGLGFVWAVAALSASADVTVAVASNFRYPAEEIAAQFEEDTGTSVKLVFGSSGKHAAGIINGAPFDVFLSADTSRPDRLDYEGLVERRAPYAIGRIALYAPDQVDGDSARALLESGEFRKLAVADARLAPYGKAAMQALSAKQLDIPASKIVIGENIGQTFGFVFSGNAELGIVALSQIMALPEADQHGFMVIDPSLHDPIQQDAVLLTQAVSPREAAGFFDYLLSDATLPVLEKFGYTQARP
- a CDS encoding TRAP transporter large permease, with protein sequence MEGLALAGFGFVAMLTAIFLRVPVAAAMAMTGFFGSWIVIGTPNAALSQLKTLSYDSFASYSLSIVPLFLLMGHVATRSGISAALFRAASAWVGHRRGGIAMAAIGASAGFGAVCGSSLATAATMGQVALPEMRRRGYSDALSTGVLAAGGTLGILIPPSVILVIYAILTEQNLVKMFAAAMVPGVLAALGYIVTVQIIAWRKPSTAPTVERVPVPMRWKALASVWPVATIFALVMGGIIGDWDWSRPDVQALFTPTEGAAFGAVTTTLYAVMFGGLRWSGLRDAFLETAAATGMIFLILLGAQLFNSFLAFTQTPQQLAQMVLGSGLSPYAVMALILVFYLIFGCVMDSLSMILLTVPVFFPIIAALDFGLGAEETAIWFGILALIVVEVGLITPPVGMNLFIINRIDPDVPISETYRGVLPFIISDLIRVVLLIAFPVLTLASVDFLF
- the modB gene encoding molybdate ABC transporter permease subunit codes for the protein MSIWEPVWLTLRLATVTTLCLLVIATPTAWWLASSRSRWRPLVEAVTALPLVLPPTVLGFYLLVLLSPTSFVGSAWLSITGGTLTFSFTGLVIASIVYSLPFAVQPLHTAFRGVGQGLREAAATLGAGPLDRFRSIVLPLSRQGFLAAAVLSFAHTLGEFGVVLMVGGNIPGETRVIAVEIYTAVETLDYRTAHILSAGLLLVSLTVLTIVYRVVPGQSKGR